A window of Patescibacteria group bacterium contains these coding sequences:
- a CDS encoding DNA polymerase IV, producing MLYVVRHAQVLRRLHGIRPVPQGTRTRTVDEPPAAARVAPALQAGRAADAVAPGLGRGIVERITIHADPPSPKASAGRHAWQRIIMHVDMNSYFASVEQQFNPALRGKPIGVTGKRTERSVVAAASREAKLLGVKTAMSTWEARRICPSLIIVHGDPRKYAMITERFNAIFNDHADKVERFSVDESFLDVTIAARDYLGAIAIAQSIKHHLRRECGECITASVGIAPNKLLAKAASERMKPDGLTVVKPGEEIAFLDTLALEDVCGIGPRIARRLGQLGITTIPQLRAAPLGLLVNEFKSYGCWLLNAARGIDPDDVVHDPSTGSGRRAVAPKSVGHSYTLPRDACAPTTIRRYLLGLCDKVAWRLRRDGYAARSVSAYVRFGDFSGAGRQRRFDEPVNDGLSLYRIAWSLLTDPLMLPLSKGEIARPVRLIGLSAGRLAPVSGQPSLFAADRKRERVNAALDRAQRRFGSGAWTRASLLNTSILERTSGFAYDHEL from the coding sequence CCGCAAGGAACGCGAACTCGAACGGTCGATGAACCACCTGCGGCTGCGCGTGTCGCGCCGGCGCTTCAAGCGGGCCGTGCGGCAGATGCTGTCGCGCCTGGACTCGGTCGAGGAATAGTGGAACGTATCACCATCCACGCGGACCCACCTTCGCCAAAGGCTTCGGCGGGTCGACATGCATGGCAACGGATCATCATGCATGTCGACATGAACAGCTACTTCGCCTCGGTGGAGCAGCAGTTCAATCCCGCCCTGCGCGGGAAACCGATCGGCGTGACCGGAAAACGTACCGAACGATCGGTCGTCGCGGCCGCCAGTCGCGAGGCCAAGCTTCTTGGCGTGAAAACCGCCATGTCCACCTGGGAGGCGAGGCGCATCTGCCCCTCCCTCATCATCGTGCACGGCGACCCGCGCAAGTACGCCATGATCACCGAACGCTTCAACGCCATCTTCAACGACCATGCGGACAAGGTGGAGCGCTTCAGCGTGGACGAAAGCTTCCTCGACGTCACCATCGCCGCGCGGGACTACCTGGGCGCGATCGCCATCGCGCAGTCGATCAAGCACCATCTTCGTCGCGAGTGCGGGGAATGCATCACGGCCTCCGTGGGCATCGCTCCTAACAAGCTGCTCGCGAAGGCCGCATCGGAACGCATGAAGCCCGACGGACTTACGGTGGTGAAACCAGGTGAGGAAATCGCGTTCCTGGACACGCTCGCTCTCGAGGACGTCTGCGGCATCGGGCCGCGCATCGCGAGGCGCCTGGGACAGCTCGGCATCACCACGATCCCCCAGCTGCGCGCCGCGCCGCTGGGACTCCTCGTGAACGAATTCAAATCCTATGGATGCTGGCTGTTGAACGCCGCGCGCGGCATCGATCCGGATGACGTGGTGCACGACCCTTCGACAGGCTCAGGGCGGCGAGCGGTCGCCCCGAAATCCGTCGGGCATTCCTACACACTCCCCCGCGACGCCTGCGCGCCTACCACGATCCGTCGCTACCTGCTCGGGCTGTGCGACAAGGTCGCCTGGCGGCTGCGACGCGACGGGTACGCGGCCCGAAGCGTGAGCGCCTACGTCCGCTTCGGCGACTTCTCCGGCGCCGGACGACAACGACGATTCGATGAGCCCGTGAACGACGGGCTTTCCCTCTACCGCATCGCCTGGTCCTTGCTCACAGACCCCCTCATGCTCCCCCTTTCCAAGGGGGAGATAGCTCGTCCGGTCCGCCTCATCGGCCTGTCGGCTGGCAGGCTCGCGCCTGTCTCCGGACAACCCTCGCTGTTCGCCGCCGACCGCAAGCGCGAGCGCGTGAACGCCGCGCTCGATCGCGCCCAGCGCCGATTCGGCAGCGGCGCCTGGACCCGCGCATCGCTTCTCAATACGTCCATCCTGGAACGGACCAGCGGGTTCGCGTACGACCACGAACTCTAG
- a CDS encoding ATP-dependent helicase, protein MKEFVLKDAPAGARKIDYAGELNPEQLAVVEGGDGPCLVLAGAGSGKTRTVTYRVAYLLEGGVRPDEILLLTFTNKAAKEMLDRVEGLLGAGATGIWGGTFHSVANRLLRQYAPLVSRTPSFTILDEEDARDLIKLCVKEADVDTTARRFPSPAVLKGIASYARNATIPVRDALTIKHPHFSDLAPVVERIAELYEARKAASDAVDFDDLLVLLLKLLRERPDVRDRLADRFRYVLVDEYQDTNALQAHIVRELSLVHRNLLVVGDDAQSIYSFRAADIRNILAFPELFPGATTFRLLTNYRSTPDILALANGVIAHNRDQFKKELRAVRPHEEKPSLVPAGTDAEEARYIAEQALQLRDEGTPLCEIAVLFRASFHSQSLEFELMKRDIPYEYRGGMKFFERAHVKDLVAHLRLIANPKDEAAWMRVLSLQGGIGLVTAGKIVDGLRGAEGLEAVLARCPVSGKAARGWEAARDVLRKAAAAGGPSGMIREVAGSGYRDYLEAEYPDFRDRLDDLEQFALFADGYESLTSFLDEVSLTDQYGAARGGSGEAQDEEKMVLTTIHQAKGLEWDAVFVMGLADGKFPNPRALEEQDGLEEERRLLYVAITRARRRLFLTYPIASMTDAFSIGAPSPLVTELPQGLAEEVRLRHAPRTAPPSRSRWGTDEEPMIVLDALGEKKTDVPYRGLLRNVDDL, encoded by the coding sequence ATGAAGGAATTCGTCCTCAAGGACGCTCCGGCGGGAGCGCGCAAGATCGACTATGCCGGGGAACTGAACCCGGAGCAGTTGGCCGTGGTCGAGGGCGGGGACGGGCCGTGCCTGGTGCTCGCCGGCGCTGGTTCGGGCAAGACGCGTACGGTCACGTATCGGGTGGCGTATCTGCTGGAAGGCGGCGTCCGACCCGACGAGATCCTCCTGCTCACGTTCACGAATAAGGCGGCCAAGGAGATGCTCGACCGCGTCGAAGGGCTGCTCGGCGCGGGAGCCACCGGCATCTGGGGCGGCACGTTCCATTCCGTCGCGAACCGGCTGTTGCGCCAGTACGCGCCGCTCGTCAGCCGCACGCCGTCGTTCACGATCCTCGACGAGGAAGACGCGCGCGACCTCATCAAACTGTGCGTGAAGGAGGCCGATGTGGATACGACGGCCCGCCGCTTCCCGTCGCCGGCCGTGCTTAAGGGGATCGCGAGCTACGCGCGCAATGCTACGATCCCGGTGCGCGACGCGCTCACGATCAAGCATCCGCATTTTTCCGACCTGGCGCCCGTCGTCGAGCGCATCGCGGAGCTCTATGAGGCGCGCAAGGCGGCGTCCGACGCCGTGGATTTCGACGACCTGCTCGTGCTGCTCCTCAAGCTCCTGCGCGAGAGGCCCGACGTGCGCGACCGGCTCGCGGACCGCTTCCGTTACGTGCTCGTGGACGAGTACCAGGACACGAACGCGCTGCAGGCGCACATCGTGCGCGAGCTCTCGCTCGTGCACCGCAACCTGCTCGTGGTGGGCGACGACGCGCAGAGCATCTACTCGTTCCGCGCCGCGGACATCCGCAACATCCTGGCGTTCCCGGAGCTGTTCCCGGGGGCGACCACCTTCCGGCTGCTCACCAACTACCGTTCGACCCCCGACATCCTGGCGCTCGCCAACGGGGTCATCGCGCATAACCGGGACCAGTTCAAGAAGGAGCTCCGGGCCGTGCGTCCGCACGAGGAAAAGCCGAGCCTGGTGCCGGCCGGGACGGATGCCGAGGAAGCGCGGTATATCGCCGAGCAGGCGCTCCAGCTCCGCGACGAGGGGACGCCGCTCTGCGAGATCGCGGTGCTGTTCCGTGCCAGCTTCCATTCGCAGTCGCTCGAATTCGAGCTCATGAAGCGCGACATCCCGTACGAGTACCGCGGCGGGATGAAGTTTTTCGAGCGCGCGCACGTGAAGGACCTCGTGGCGCATCTGCGGCTGATCGCGAATCCGAAGGACGAAGCTGCCTGGATGCGCGTGCTCTCGCTCCAGGGCGGCATCGGGCTCGTGACGGCCGGGAAGATCGTCGACGGCCTGCGCGGGGCGGAGGGGCTTGAGGCCGTGCTCGCGCGGTGTCCCGTGTCAGGAAAAGCGGCCCGCGGCTGGGAGGCGGCGCGTGACGTGCTTCGCAAGGCGGCGGCCGCCGGCGGCCCATCCGGCATGATCCGCGAAGTCGCGGGAAGCGGCTATCGCGATTACCTCGAGGCCGAGTACCCGGATTTCCGCGACCGGCTGGACGACCTGGAGCAGTTCGCCCTGTTCGCCGACGGCTACGAGTCGCTCACGTCGTTCCTCGATGAGGTGTCGCTCACCGACCAGTACGGGGCGGCGCGCGGCGGGAGCGGCGAGGCACAGGACGAAGAAAAGATGGTGCTCACGACGATCCATCAGGCGAAGGGGCTTGAGTGGGACGCCGTGTTCGTGATGGGGCTCGCCGACGGCAAGTTCCCGAATCCGCGCGCGCTCGAGGAGCAAGACGGGCTTGAGGAGGAGCGCCGCCTCTTGTATGTGGCAATCACCCGCGCGCGCCGCCGGCTGTTCCTCACCTATCCCATTGCCTCCATGACCGACGCGTTCTCGATTGGCGCGCCGTCGCCCCTGGTGACCGAGCTTCCTCAAGGGCTCGCCGAGGAGGTACGATTGCGGCATGCCCCGCGCACGGCGCCGCCTTCCCGTTCCCGGTGGGGGACCGACGAGGAACCGATGATCGTGCTGGACGCGCTCGGCGAGAAGAAGACCGATGTCCCGTATCGAGGGCTGCTAAGGAACGTAGACGACCTGTGA
- a CDS encoding DUF2207 domain-containing protein: protein MRARSRSIWTTVAASFASLLCFAASASAQGQGGVTFTSFGSDIEVRSDGSFDVAEEITGSFEEPRHGLFRFIPVAYERPDGSTHRIRLRVDSVRRDGERAPFESYRSGAYQVIKIGEPDATFAGDFRYDLAYHVENALLFRDLEDELYWNVTGDAWDAPLPSVRATVKVAGAAAGDLRNECFPSSGSSCELTLVKDGIRMSATGPMTVSVRFPKNLAHEPGTQARLAWWLSDNWDLFFPIVPLFAFLVLFHRWRHHGEDPKGKRPIVAEYEPPAGLRPAELGTLVSARVQRAFAATVVDLAVRGFLTIEQKDKDYALTLKRPDGDLKPHERAFLDLLFEGRTEVGLSGSDAATAKARRALEDALYRHMADDGYYVKNPRTERFAHAVIGILVLAVGILLGAQAAAITGRPIAMISLITTGGFFLLFAPFMPKKTEKGAIVADRGLGLKEYLSVAEKYRSRWQEEQGIFEKLLPYAIVFGVADKWASALAEKQTASPAWYAGPAGSAWDASSFGNSMDSFISSLNAASAPASSGGSGGGGSSGGGFGGGGGGSW, encoded by the coding sequence ATGCGCGCACGTTCGAGGAGCATCTGGACAACCGTCGCCGCTTCCTTCGCTAGCCTTCTCTGTTTCGCGGCCTCCGCGTCCGCACAAGGACAGGGCGGCGTCACGTTCACGTCGTTTGGCTCGGACATCGAGGTGCGATCGGACGGATCCTTCGACGTGGCCGAGGAGATCACGGGCTCGTTCGAAGAACCGCGCCACGGATTGTTCCGGTTCATCCCGGTCGCATACGAGCGTCCCGACGGGTCCACGCACCGCATCCGCCTGCGGGTCGACTCGGTCCGGCGCGACGGGGAGCGCGCGCCGTTCGAGAGCTACCGCTCCGGCGCGTACCAGGTGATCAAGATCGGCGAACCGGACGCCACCTTCGCGGGCGACTTCCGCTACGACCTTGCGTACCACGTGGAAAACGCGTTGCTGTTCCGCGACTTGGAGGATGAGCTGTATTGGAACGTCACCGGCGACGCGTGGGACGCGCCGCTCCCTTCCGTGCGGGCGACCGTGAAGGTGGCCGGGGCCGCGGCGGGCGACCTGCGCAACGAGTGTTTCCCCTCTTCCGGCTCCTCCTGCGAGCTCACGCTCGTGAAGGACGGGATCCGGATGTCCGCCACCGGACCGATGACCGTCTCGGTGCGGTTCCCGAAGAACCTGGCGCATGAGCCGGGCACGCAAGCGCGGCTTGCCTGGTGGCTTTCGGACAACTGGGACCTGTTTTTCCCGATCGTCCCGTTGTTCGCGTTCCTCGTCCTGTTCCATCGTTGGCGGCATCACGGAGAGGATCCGAAAGGGAAAAGGCCGATCGTCGCGGAGTACGAGCCGCCCGCCGGGCTGCGTCCGGCCGAGCTCGGGACGCTCGTTTCCGCCCGCGTGCAGCGCGCCTTCGCGGCGACGGTGGTGGACCTGGCCGTGCGCGGGTTCCTCACGATCGAGCAAAAGGACAAGGACTACGCGTTGACGCTCAAGAGGCCGGACGGCGACCTCAAGCCGCATGAACGCGCGTTCCTCGACCTCCTGTTCGAGGGGAGGACCGAAGTGGGATTGTCCGGCTCCGACGCGGCGACGGCGAAGGCGCGCCGTGCCTTGGAAGACGCCCTGTACCGGCACATGGCCGACGACGGCTATTACGTGAAGAACCCGCGCACGGAACGGTTCGCGCATGCGGTCATCGGGATCCTGGTGCTCGCCGTGGGCATCCTGCTCGGCGCGCAGGCGGCGGCCATCACCGGGCGGCCCATCGCCATGATTTCGCTCATCACGACCGGCGGGTTCTTCCTCCTGTTCGCCCCGTTCATGCCGAAGAAGACCGAGAAGGGAGCCATCGTGGCCGACCGCGGGCTCGGGCTCAAGGAGTACCTGTCGGTAGCGGAAAAGTACCGGTCGCGCTGGCAGGAGGAGCAGGGGATCTTCGAGAAGCTGTTGCCCTACGCCATCGTCTTCGGGGTGGCCGACAAGTGGGCTTCCGCGCTCGCGGAAAAGCAAACGGCGTCGCCTGCGTGGTACGCGGGTCCCGCCGGGTCGGCCTGGGATGCATCGTCATTCGGAAACAGCATGGATAGCTTCATCTCGTCGCTTAATGCCGCGTCGGCGCCGGCGAGTTCTGGCGGAAGCGGCGGAGGCGGTTCGTCAGGGGGAGGGTTTGGCGGCGGAGGCGGAGGGAGCTGGTGA
- the mltG gene encoding endolytic transglycosylase MltG: protein MSRFFLLFAISCSLAFVAWAGSVAYDAILIAPGPGAEEISLTVPSGATARTVAGQLQEAGIIESPFAFRAFARLTGAAPRLKAGTFTLKEGMSYVALLSILSLSTAGEEVEITIPEGYTVRQIGEVTRAALPHITKEEWDAATAGLEGYLFPDTYRFHTDATSEDVVGKLRATFGLRLAENGIVQGEDFVKTLTLASILEREVRGAEDMAQVSDIFRKRLEIGMALQADSTVNYATGGNRPSVTYEDLQVDSPYNTYRYPGLPPGPIGNPGIDAIQAAEHPTKNPYYYFLTTPEGEVKYARTFEEHLDNRRRFLR from the coding sequence ATGAGCCGATTCTTCCTTCTCTTCGCCATTTCTTGCTCTCTTGCATTCGTCGCCTGGGCAGGTTCCGTGGCGTACGACGCCATCCTCATCGCTCCAGGACCGGGAGCGGAAGAAATCTCGTTGACGGTCCCTTCCGGCGCGACGGCGCGGACGGTGGCCGGACAGCTGCAGGAGGCCGGGATCATCGAGAGCCCGTTCGCGTTCAGGGCGTTCGCACGGCTGACCGGCGCGGCGCCGCGCCTTAAGGCCGGCACGTTCACGTTGAAGGAGGGGATGAGCTACGTGGCCCTGCTTTCCATCTTGAGCCTGTCGACCGCGGGAGAGGAGGTGGAGATTACCATTCCGGAAGGGTACACGGTGAGACAGATCGGCGAGGTGACGCGTGCTGCTTTGCCGCATATCACGAAAGAGGAGTGGGATGCGGCAACCGCGGGGCTCGAAGGGTACCTGTTCCCGGACACCTATCGGTTCCACACGGACGCGACGAGTGAAGACGTGGTCGGGAAGCTCCGCGCCACGTTTGGCCTGCGACTCGCGGAAAACGGAATCGTCCAAGGGGAGGACTTCGTGAAGACGCTTACCCTCGCCTCCATCCTCGAGCGCGAGGTACGGGGGGCAGAGGATATGGCGCAGGTTTCCGACATCTTCCGCAAGCGCCTGGAGATCGGGATGGCCCTGCAGGCGGACTCCACGGTGAATTATGCGACCGGCGGGAACCGCCCGAGCGTCACCTATGAAGACCTGCAAGTGGATTCGCCGTATAATACGTACCGGTATCCCGGCCTTCCGCCGGGACCGATCGGCAACCCGGGGATCGATGCCATCCAGGCGGCGGAGCATCCGACGAAGAACCCCTATTACTATTTCCTCACCACTCCCGAAGGGGAAGTGAAATATGCGCGCACGTTCGAGGAGCATCTGGACAACCGTCGCCGCTTCCTTCGCTAG
- a CDS encoding phosphatase PAP2 family protein, with protein sequence MTTELAQPKNILDRVAIWCATYLIFVILCLGLLLSRYTGLLLLILPVFLAWLFAFLLQLAFHRRRPFQNGEKALIKMLWETPSFPSAHTAIASAIAYVYLFDGEPFAPLFVLSAVLMAWSRVRVRVHYPTDTLVGALVGFLAVYAAVWILLSTGIID encoded by the coding sequence ATGACCACCGAACTGGCCCAGCCGAAAAACATTTTGGACCGCGTCGCCATTTGGTGCGCGACGTATTTGATTTTCGTCATCCTGTGTCTTGGGCTCCTGCTGTCGAGATATACGGGGTTGTTGCTCCTGATCCTTCCCGTATTCCTCGCCTGGCTGTTCGCATTCCTTCTCCAGCTGGCATTCCATCGACGCCGTCCGTTCCAAAACGGAGAGAAGGCTCTCATCAAGATGTTGTGGGAGACCCCTTCATTCCCGTCTGCGCACACGGCAATCGCATCAGCGATCGCCTACGTCTATCTGTTTGACGGCGAGCCGTTCGCCCCGCTGTTCGTCCTGTCGGCCGTTCTCATGGCCTGGTCGCGCGTCCGCGTCCGCGTTCATTATCCGACCGATACGTTGGTGGGCGCCCTCGTCGGATTCCTGGCCGTATACGCAGCGGTATGGATCCTCCTTTCAACCGGTATCATTGACTGA
- a CDS encoding 2,3-bisphosphoglycerate-independent phosphoglycerate mutase has protein sequence MADASNKRPKPAVLMVLDGFGVAPDGPGNAVTRAKMPVFRSLIRDYPTMTLRASGEEVGLSWGEMGNSEVGHLAIGAGRVYYQTFPRINRDIVSGDFFENEAFRKAIGHAKKNGSAIHLIGLVSAGRVHSMDEHCFALLELCKKQKAEKVFVHAILDGRDTLYNAGIDFVGKLLATMKKLKVGKLASMSGRYYSMDRDNRWDRVQKAYDAMAAGVGETASDPIMAIRESYAREVYDEQFVPTVMTDADKPVATVKDGDAVIFFNFRPDRMRELVKAFVIPDFTRFPRATIKDLLPVTMVEYQSGLPVEVAYPPVAVSKTLAETVSDAGLTQLHIAETEKYAHVTFFVNGTREEPFKGERRILVPSPRVASYDEAPAMSGADLTDRVIEAIGKGEDDLIIMNYANPDMVGHTGNLPATMKAMEAVDGFLGKVVDAVLEKDGVLFLTADHGNGEEVLNVRTGEIDKEHATNPVPFVIVGNRFKGVPSPAGEVPDGDLSLMQPVGMLADVAPTVLSVLGIPQPPEMTGTALL, from the coding sequence ATGGCAGATGCCTCGAATAAACGCCCCAAACCCGCGGTGCTCATGGTGCTTGATGGGTTTGGCGTGGCGCCGGATGGGCCGGGGAATGCGGTCACGCGTGCCAAGATGCCGGTGTTCCGGTCGCTCATCCGCGACTATCCCACCATGACGCTGCGCGCTTCCGGCGAGGAGGTGGGGCTCTCGTGGGGCGAAATGGGCAACTCGGAGGTGGGGCATCTCGCCATCGGCGCCGGGCGCGTGTACTACCAGACCTTCCCGCGCATCAACCGCGACATCGTCAGCGGCGATTTTTTCGAGAACGAGGCGTTCCGGAAGGCGATCGGGCATGCGAAGAAGAACGGGAGCGCGATCCATCTCATCGGGCTCGTGAGCGCCGGGCGCGTGCATTCCATGGATGAGCATTGCTTCGCGCTGCTTGAGCTGTGCAAGAAGCAGAAAGCCGAGAAGGTGTTCGTGCACGCTATCCTCGACGGGCGCGACACGCTCTACAACGCCGGCATCGACTTCGTCGGGAAGCTCCTCGCGACGATGAAGAAGCTGAAGGTCGGGAAGCTCGCGAGCATGAGCGGCCGCTATTATTCCATGGACCGGGACAACCGATGGGATCGGGTCCAGAAGGCGTATGACGCGATGGCGGCGGGGGTCGGCGAGACCGCGAGCGACCCGATCATGGCCATCAGGGAGAGCTACGCGCGCGAGGTGTATGACGAGCAATTCGTCCCGACCGTGATGACGGACGCGGACAAGCCGGTCGCGACGGTCAAGGACGGCGACGCGGTCATCTTCTTCAACTTCCGCCCGGACCGCATGCGCGAGCTCGTGAAGGCGTTCGTCATCCCGGACTTCACGCGGTTCCCGCGCGCCACGATCAAGGACCTGCTTCCCGTCACCATGGTGGAATACCAGTCCGGACTCCCGGTGGAAGTCGCCTATCCCCCGGTCGCCGTTTCCAAGACGCTGGCCGAGACCGTCTCCGATGCCGGACTCACGCAGCTGCACATCGCCGAGACCGAGAAATACGCGCACGTCACCTTCTTCGTGAATGGCACGCGAGAGGAGCCGTTCAAGGGCGAGCGGCGCATCCTGGTGCCAAGCCCCCGCGTGGCCTCCTATGACGAGGCGCCCGCGATGAGCGGCGCGGACCTCACCGACCGCGTGATCGAGGCGATCGGCAAAGGGGAGGACGACCTCATCATCATGAATTACGCCAACCCCGACATGGTGGGGCATACCGGTAACCTTCCGGCGACCATGAAGGCGATGGAGGCGGTGGACGGGTTCCTCGGGAAGGTGGTGGACGCCGTGCTTGAGAAGGACGGCGTCCTGTTCCTCACGGCCGACCATGGCAACGGCGAGGAGGTGCTCAACGTGCGCACCGGCGAGATCGACAAGGAACATGCCACGAACCCCGTGCCGTTCGTCATCGTCGGGAACCGGTTCAAGGGGGTGCCGTCGCCTGCCGGGGAAGTACCCGATGGCGACCTCTCGCTCATGCAGCCGGTCGGCATGCTCGCCGACGTGGCGCCCACGGTCCTGTCCGTCTTGGGAATCCCGCAGCCGCCGGAGATGACGGGGACGGCGCTGTTGTAA
- a CDS encoding phosphopyruvate hydratase, translated as MSTKISSVHAHEILDSRGNPTVQATVMLEGGAVGTASVPSGASTGSHEALELRDGDPLRYFGKGVLKAVKNVNGPIAKAVIGMDATKQRDVDARMCALDGTLNKGKLGANAILGVSLAVAHAAANAKKMPLYAYLRRAYHLPPTPYRLPTPTMNILNGGVHAGWAIDFQEFMVAPMQKKFAERVRCGAEIFHALGDLLKKQGYSTLKGDEGGYAVPFKKNEDALKAIMKAIAAAGYKAGKDVMLAMDPAASEFYDAKRKRYVLKADGKTFTSDQMIAYWKALAKRYPIVSLEDGLAEDDWDGWEKLTETLGAKLALVGDDFFVTNVARLEQGVAHGCANAILIKVNQIGSLSEAVDAILLAQKSGYKVSVSHRSGETEDTTIADLAVAVNAEYIKTGSLSRSERLAKYNRLMEIEEETA; from the coding sequence ATGTCCACCAAAATCTCCTCCGTCCACGCGCATGAGATCCTCGACAGCCGAGGCAACCCGACGGTCCAGGCGACGGTGATGCTTGAGGGCGGCGCGGTTGGAACGGCTTCCGTCCCGAGCGGCGCATCCACCGGGAGCCACGAGGCGCTCGAGCTTCGCGACGGCGATCCGTTGCGCTACTTCGGCAAAGGCGTCCTCAAGGCCGTGAAGAACGTGAACGGCCCGATTGCCAAGGCCGTGATCGGCATGGACGCCACGAAGCAGCGCGACGTGGACGCGCGGATGTGCGCGCTCGACGGGACGCTCAACAAGGGAAAGCTCGGGGCCAACGCCATCCTCGGCGTGTCGCTCGCCGTGGCGCACGCCGCCGCGAACGCGAAGAAGATGCCGCTCTACGCCTACCTCCGCCGCGCCTACCACCTACCCCCTACCCCCTACCGACTCCCCACCCCAACGATGAACATCCTGAACGGCGGCGTGCACGCCGGCTGGGCGATCGATTTCCAGGAGTTCATGGTGGCGCCGATGCAGAAGAAGTTTGCCGAACGCGTCCGTTGCGGCGCGGAGATCTTCCATGCGCTGGGCGACCTTCTCAAGAAGCAGGGATACTCCACGCTGAAGGGCGACGAGGGCGGCTATGCGGTGCCGTTCAAGAAAAACGAGGATGCGCTCAAAGCCATCATGAAAGCGATCGCGGCCGCCGGGTACAAGGCGGGAAAGGACGTGATGCTCGCCATGGACCCTGCCGCGAGCGAGTTCTATGACGCGAAGCGCAAGCGCTACGTGTTGAAAGCCGACGGGAAGACGTTCACGAGCGACCAGATGATCGCGTATTGGAAGGCGCTCGCCAAGAGATATCCGATCGTCTCGCTTGAGGACGGCCTCGCGGAAGACGACTGGGACGGCTGGGAAAAGCTCACCGAGACGCTGGGCGCGAAGCTCGCGCTCGTAGGCGACGACTTCTTCGTCACCAACGTCGCGCGGCTGGAACAGGGCGTGGCGCATGGGTGCGCCAACGCCATCCTCATCAAGGTGAACCAGATCGGATCATTGTCCGAAGCCGTCGATGCGATCCTCCTCGCGCAAAAGAGCGGCTACAAGGTTTCCGTGTCGCATCGTTCAGGGGAAACGGAAGACACGACGATCGCGGACCTTGCCGTCGCCGTGAACGCCGAGTACATCAAGACCGGTTCGTTATCGCGTTCCGAACGCCTCGCCAAATACAACCGGCTGATGGAGATTGAGGAGGAAACGGCCTGA
- a CDS encoding phosphoglycerate kinase gives MALRTLKNGADLRGKRVLVRIDGNVPVVKGHAVDGPHGKIARAAVGLDWLRQRGARIVVATHLGRPEGRRMSAYSVAPVGRRLSELLGVPVKVSRDVVGASAERLVGKMQDGEVVLLENVRFDPREERNSPAFSQQLALLADLYVNDAFAVSHRAHASVEAITAELPSYAGPLLAQEVSVLGRAMKHPRRPFTLVMGGLKAADKIPVMENLLPHADRVLVGGALATAFLKAEGLNVGGSVYDEEGVKVAGALLKKSRGKFLLPLDVIVMAGTRGKPRTVGVAEVGARDRIVDIGPQSMRLMAREIQEARTIVWNGPFGWVEKEPFRAATLELAREIAARGDKAVTIVGGGDTVPLLEEAGLADRFTLISTGGGAMLDFLADKKMPGIEALET, from the coding sequence ATGGCCCTTCGGACGCTCAAGAACGGGGCGGATTTGCGCGGCAAGCGCGTGCTGGTGCGCATCGACGGGAACGTGCCGGTCGTGAAGGGGCATGCCGTGGACGGCCCGCACGGCAAGATCGCCCGCGCAGCCGTGGGGCTTGATTGGCTGCGCCAGCGCGGCGCGCGCATCGTCGTCGCCACCCATCTCGGCCGGCCGGAAGGCAGGCGCATGAGCGCGTATTCCGTGGCACCGGTGGGCCGGCGCCTGTCGGAACTGCTCGGCGTGCCCGTGAAGGTCTCCCGCGACGTGGTCGGCGCGTCGGCGGAGCGGCTGGTCGGGAAGATGCAGGACGGCGAGGTGGTGCTGCTTGAGAACGTCCGCTTCGACCCGCGCGAGGAGCGCAACAGCCCGGCGTTCTCGCAGCAGCTCGCGCTCCTCGCCGACCTGTACGTGAACGACGCCTTTGCCGTGAGTCACCGCGCGCATGCGTCCGTGGAGGCGATCACGGCCGAGCTCCCGAGTTATGCCGGGCCGCTTCTCGCGCAGGAAGTGTCCGTGCTCGGGCGGGCGATGAAGCATCCGCGCCGGCCGTTCACGCTCGTGATGGGCGGGCTCAAGGCCGCGGACAAGATCCCCGTGATGGAGAACCTGCTCCCGCACGCGGACCGCGTCCTCGTTGGCGGCGCGCTCGCGACCGCGTTCCTCAAGGCCGAAGGGCTGAACGTCGGCGGCTCGGTGTATGATGAGGAAGGGGTGAAGGTCGCCGGCGCCCTTCTCAAGAAATCCCGCGGGAAATTCCTCCTTCCCCTCGACGTGATCGTCATGGCAGGGACGCGGGGGAAGCCGCGGACGGTGGGCGTCGCCGAGGTCGGCGCGCGTGACCGCATCGTGGACATCGGGCCGCAGAGCATGCGGCTCATGGCGCGCGAGATCCAGGAGGCGAGGACGATCGTGTGGAACGGACCGTTCGGGTGGGTGGAGAAGGAACCGTTCCGGGCCGCCACGCTTGAGCTCGCCCGCGAGATCGCGGCACGGGGCGACAAGGCCGTGACGATCGTGGGCGGCGGCGACACGGTCCCGCTCCTCGAGGAGGCCGGCCTCGCCGATCGGTTCACCCTCATCTCCACCGGCGGCGGCGCCATGCTCGATTTCCTCGCGGATAAGAAGATGCCGGGGATCGAGGCGTTAGAAACATGA